The Bacillus carboniphilus genome contains a region encoding:
- the nadB gene encoding L-aspartate oxidase produces the protein MARHDVIIIGSGIAALSLAAQICEKMNVLVFTKSSREESNSILAQGGVAAVITEDDDLSLHVNDTIEAGVNHNSEEAVQFLVDKGSKVVKKLIQEGFPFDKDLNGNILLGREGAHQKNRIVHAGGDQTGKALTSYYLNRVKGMVELKEEHMVIDLIVTQGHCVGVKAVDQKGERNEYFAEHIVLATGGCGALYSYTSNQQVMTGDGLAIAYQAGARLSDLEFLQFHPTMLYVDGYCKGLISEAVRGEGAYLVNEDHQRIMQGLHKLEDLAPRDVVARAIFQERKLGKDVYLNVSPIKKFEKKFPTIYSMCQRNGIAIEDGLIPVAPGMHFLMGGVETDLKGRTSIPGLYAIGEVANTGVHGANRLASNSLLEGLVFGESLGQCLLQEPKGKRDHLIPSNTVKPIVVHKIKLPTKNEIQQVMSLYVGIERDEKGLKKAKSCFETYINQSSFWDINVNEFTIEELEIRNMLIVSYLITKSALQRKESRGGHFRLDFPSKDNVNWGKVKVVHSNETIKSKVGVG, from the coding sequence GTGGCTAGACATGATGTTATAATTATAGGTAGTGGGATTGCTGCGTTATCTTTGGCTGCTCAAATATGTGAAAAAATGAACGTTTTAGTATTCACAAAGTCCTCTCGTGAAGAAAGTAATTCTATTTTAGCACAAGGCGGTGTAGCAGCGGTTATTACAGAAGATGACGATTTGTCGTTACATGTAAATGATACCATAGAAGCAGGTGTCAATCATAATTCAGAAGAGGCTGTTCAGTTTTTAGTAGATAAAGGTTCTAAAGTGGTTAAAAAGCTAATTCAAGAAGGTTTTCCTTTTGATAAAGATCTAAATGGTAATATTTTGTTAGGAAGAGAAGGAGCTCATCAAAAAAATCGAATTGTTCATGCTGGAGGCGATCAAACAGGTAAAGCCTTGACAAGTTATTATTTAAATCGAGTAAAGGGCATGGTCGAATTAAAAGAAGAACATATGGTCATCGATTTAATAGTAACTCAAGGTCATTGTGTTGGTGTAAAAGCTGTCGATCAAAAAGGTGAAAGAAACGAGTATTTTGCAGAGCACATCGTTTTAGCTACTGGAGGATGTGGAGCGCTCTATTCTTATACTTCTAATCAGCAGGTGATGACTGGAGATGGTTTAGCTATAGCCTATCAAGCAGGGGCTAGGTTATCAGATCTTGAATTTTTACAATTTCACCCCACTATGTTATATGTGGATGGTTACTGTAAAGGACTCATATCTGAAGCGGTTAGGGGTGAAGGAGCTTACCTAGTTAATGAAGATCATCAACGTATCATGCAAGGTCTTCATAAATTGGAAGACCTCGCTCCAAGAGATGTTGTAGCTAGAGCAATCTTTCAGGAGCGTAAACTAGGAAAAGATGTATATTTAAATGTATCTCCTATAAAAAAATTTGAAAAGAAATTTCCGACTATATATTCCATGTGTCAAAGGAATGGAATAGCAATTGAAGACGGGTTGATACCGGTTGCTCCAGGTATGCATTTTTTAATGGGAGGAGTAGAAACGGACTTAAAAGGAAGGACATCTATTCCAGGGTTATATGCGATTGGAGAAGTTGCCAATACGGGTGTTCATGGTGCGAATCGTTTAGCCAGTAATTCGTTACTTGAAGGACTGGTTTTTGGTGAGAGCCTAGGCCAATGTCTTCTTCAAGAACCGAAGGGAAAAAGAGATCATTTGATCCCATCCAATACAGTAAAACCTATTGTAGTTCATAAAATTAAATTGCCAACTAAAAATGAAATTCAGCAGGTGATGTCATTATATGTAGGCATCGAACGTGATGAAAAAGGACTTAAGAAAGCAAAAAGTTGTTTTGAAACTTATATTAATCAGTCTTCTTTTTGGGATATAAATGTGAATGAGTTCACAATAGAGGAATTGGAAATTCGTAATATGTTAATTGTTAGCTATTTAATTACAAAATCAGCTCTACAAAGGAAAGAAAGTCGTGGCGGACACTTTCGATTGGATTTCCCTTCGAAAGATAATGTTAATTGGGGAAAAGTGAAAGTGGTCCACTCAAATGAAACAATTAAAAGTAAGGTAGGTGTTGGCTAA
- a CDS encoding IscS subfamily cysteine desulfurase: MKTGIAQYKIWRFEKQLLYDIKELPMIYLDYASTTPISEKALQVYTKVAQNYFANPSSLHDEGSKVNDLLETCRQKLSSFIGGVKEGIIFTSGGTEGNRLAIDILLETNSKKKHIITSELEHSSISNYMKKLIEQGYEVTFVSPKSNGTIKIEDINKKIRPDTALISIQHANSEIGAIQSIKSISSLAREHAIFFHCDCVQSLGKIPLNVEDIGADAYTFSSHKVYGPKGCGAIYLDPTKHWIRPVLSTTHENGFRAGTVDVPSITAFVTALSELLPMYEKNQKQHLSYRETLKKQLPPSVQVIESEHQLPHIIGMIVHGIEGQWSMLECNRKGIAISTGSACQVGLQKPSPVITSLGFNEQDAQQFIRVSFGIQTTEEDINKFSKSIEQIIEEFHQ; this comes from the coding sequence ATGAAGACTGGCATTGCTCAATACAAAATATGGAGATTTGAGAAGCAATTACTCTATGATATAAAGGAGCTACCAATGATATATTTAGACTATGCATCCACAACCCCTATTTCTGAAAAAGCCTTGCAAGTGTACACTAAAGTAGCGCAAAATTATTTCGCTAATCCGAGCTCTTTACATGATGAAGGAAGTAAGGTGAATGATTTATTAGAAACATGTCGCCAAAAGTTATCCTCCTTTATTGGCGGTGTCAAAGAAGGCATCATATTTACATCAGGTGGAACAGAGGGAAATCGTTTAGCCATTGATATTCTTCTTGAAACAAATAGCAAAAAAAAGCATATTATCACAAGCGAATTAGAGCATTCTAGCATTTCTAATTATATGAAAAAGCTAATAGAACAAGGATATGAAGTCACTTTCGTTAGTCCGAAATCTAATGGCACAATAAAAATAGAAGATATAAATAAAAAAATTCGTCCTGATACGGCTCTTATCAGTATTCAACATGCAAATTCAGAAATTGGAGCTATTCAATCAATTAAAAGCATTTCCTCTCTTGCTCGAGAACACGCTATATTCTTTCACTGTGATTGTGTTCAAAGCTTAGGAAAAATCCCTTTAAATGTAGAAGATATTGGAGCTGATGCTTACACTTTTTCTAGCCATAAAGTTTATGGTCCTAAAGGCTGTGGTGCGATTTATTTAGATCCAACAAAACATTGGATAAGACCCGTTTTATCGACTACCCACGAAAATGGTTTCCGGGCCGGAACAGTGGATGTCCCATCGATTACAGCTTTTGTTACTGCATTATCCGAGCTATTACCAATGTATGAAAAAAATCAAAAACAACATCTTTCTTATAGAGAAACTCTAAAAAAGCAACTCCCTCCATCTGTTCAAGTAATTGAATCTGAACATCAACTCCCACACATCATCGGTATGATTGTGCACGGAATTGAAGGACAGTGGAGTATGCTTGAATGTAATCGAAAAGGGATTGCTATTTCAACTGGGAGCGCTTGCCAAGTAGGACTCCAAAAACCTTCTCCAGTAATCACCAGTTTGGGATTTAATGAACAGGATGCCCAGCAGTTTATTCGAGTATCATTTGGTATCCAAACTACAGAAGAAGATATAAACAAATTTTCAAAATCTATTGAACAAATAATTGAAGAATTTCATCAATAA
- a CDS encoding transcription repressor NadR has protein sequence MQLNKILGEERREFILDWLKNSHHPVIGRMIAERTNVSRQVIVGDISLLKAKGAPIIATSQGYLYQHHQLNGTTQCFERLIVAKHKPIDVQNELFMIVDHGVTVKDVIIEHPVYGDLTASIMVSNRQEVKEFIHKINRTKASYLSELTDGVHMHTLVADSKEKLESAFKELQAAKFLLNEEE, from the coding sequence ATACAGTTGAACAAGATCCTAGGAGAAGAGCGAAGAGAATTTATTCTTGATTGGCTAAAAAACAGTCATCATCCAGTCATAGGTAGAATGATAGCTGAGAGGACAAACGTAAGTAGACAAGTAATTGTTGGGGACATCTCTCTTTTAAAAGCAAAAGGTGCGCCAATTATAGCTACTAGTCAAGGTTATTTATATCAACATCACCAGTTGAACGGTACTACCCAATGTTTCGAAAGATTAATCGTTGCAAAACATAAACCTATTGATGTTCAAAACGAATTGTTTATGATTGTCGATCACGGTGTTACTGTAAAGGACGTCATAATAGAACACCCCGTGTATGGAGATTTAACGGCTTCTATTATGGTAAGTAATCGTCAAGAAGTAAAAGAATTCATCCATAAGATTAATCGTACAAAAGCCTCTTATTTATCTGAGCTTACCGATGGCGTTCATATGCACACATTAGTTGCAGACTCAAAAGAAAAACTTGAATCTGCCTTCAAAGAATTACAAGCAGCAAAATTTCTTTTAAACGAAGAAGAATAA
- the pheA gene encoding prephenate dehydratase produces MKVGYLGPEATFTHLAVTKFMPKTVEAIPYLTIPQCMDAVANKKVDVGVVPLENAIEGSVNLTIDYLIHEQPLSLIGEMILPINQHLMVHPDNRNQLDKVEQIYSHSHAIAQCHRFIHENFPNVDIHYTNSTSADAQFVFNHPESKIAAIANELSSYKYDLHIVKENIHDYHENHTRFAVLNVEQKDPLCLFKENKTKTTLAVMLPEDDHSGALHLVLSAFAWRKLNLTKIESRPMKTKLGNYFFIIDIDQGMDVVLIPGAIAELEALGCKVKLIGSYPTIQLT; encoded by the coding sequence TTGAAGGTTGGGTATTTAGGTCCTGAGGCAACTTTTACGCATTTAGCTGTAACAAAGTTTATGCCTAAGACGGTTGAGGCAATTCCTTATCTAACAATCCCACAATGCATGGACGCGGTCGCTAATAAAAAAGTAGACGTAGGGGTCGTTCCATTAGAGAATGCTATAGAGGGGTCTGTCAATTTAACTATTGATTATTTAATCCATGAGCAACCCTTGTCACTAATTGGTGAGATGATTCTACCTATTAACCAGCATTTAATGGTTCATCCCGATAACAGGAACCAACTTGATAAGGTTGAACAAATATATTCTCATTCTCATGCTATCGCTCAATGTCATAGATTTATTCACGAAAACTTTCCTAATGTCGATATCCATTATACGAATTCAACAAGTGCAGATGCACAGTTCGTTTTTAATCACCCGGAAAGTAAAATAGCGGCAATTGCCAATGAGTTATCATCATATAAGTATGACCTCCATATTGTGAAGGAAAACATTCATGATTACCATGAAAACCATACTCGTTTTGCTGTTTTAAACGTTGAACAAAAAGATCCTCTGTGTCTTTTTAAAGAAAATAAGACAAAAACAACATTAGCTGTTATGCTTCCCGAGGATGATCATTCGGGAGCTCTTCACCTAGTATTATCAGCATTTGCTTGGCGAAAGCTTAACTTGACTAAGATTGAATCAAGACCTATGAAGACTAAATTAGGAAATTATTTTTTTATTATTGATATTGATCAAGGAATGGATGTTGTCCTTATCCCGGGAGCAATAGCAGAATTAGAGGCATTGGGATGTAAGGTAAAATTGATAGGCTCTTATCCTACTATTCAATTAACTTAA
- a CDS encoding ACT domain-containing protein, whose protein sequence is MHPLWKRRFPLKEEVFYLVREDVLSESIKKTLEVKKLLERGMVESVQEGVRKVDMSRSAFYKYRDAVFPFHTMIKERIITLFFHLEDRSGTLSDLLAVVAQAGCNVLTIHQTIPLQGRANVTLSLNVNGMTEDINTLLNKLKKLEFVETVEVLGSGG, encoded by the coding sequence ATGCACCCGTTATGGAAAAGGAGGTTTCCTTTGAAAGAAGAAGTATTTTACCTTGTACGTGAGGATGTCTTATCAGAATCCATAAAAAAAACACTAGAAGTAAAAAAATTACTCGAAAGAGGAATGGTCGAATCAGTTCAAGAGGGTGTTCGGAAAGTTGATATGAGCAGAAGTGCATTTTATAAATATCGAGATGCCGTTTTTCCGTTTCATACAATGATTAAAGAACGAATCATTACATTATTCTTTCATTTGGAAGATCGTTCGGGGACATTATCAGATTTATTAGCAGTTGTTGCTCAAGCTGGTTGTAATGTCTTAACCATCCATCAAACCATCCCCTTACAAGGACGAGCAAATGTAACATTGTCTTTAAATGTTAATGGGATGACTGAAGATATTAACACTTTGCTAAATAAGTTAAAAAAACTCGAATTTGTAGAAACTGTTGAAGTATTAGGTTCAGGCGGTTAA
- the obgE gene encoding GTPase ObgE has protein sequence MFVDQVKIYTKGGDGGNGMVAYRREKYVPNGGPAGGDGGTGADVIFEVDEGLRTLMDFRYKKHFKAPRGEHGMSKNQHGKNAEDMIVKVPPGTVVKDDDTEEIIADLTEHGQRAVITKGGRGGRGNTRFATSANPAPEIAENGEPGQERYVILELKILADVGLVGFPSVGKSTLLSVVSSARPKVGAYHFTTIVPNLGMVETDDGRSFVMADLPGLIEGAHQGVGLGHQFLRHIERTRVIVHIIDMSGMEGRDPYQDYVTINQELSEYNMRLTERPQIVVANKMDLPDAKDNLAIFKKQVDENVKVLSISAVTREGVKELLYEVADLVDQTPEFPLYSEEELNQSRVLYKYQEEDKGFEIKRDSDGAWVLSGEKVSKLFKMTDFSRDESVKRFARQLRSLGVDDELRKRGAKDGDSVRLFKFEFEFVD, from the coding sequence ATGTTTGTTGATCAGGTGAAGATTTACACTAAGGGTGGTGACGGTGGTAATGGGATGGTTGCTTATCGTCGCGAGAAATACGTACCAAATGGAGGACCTGCCGGTGGAGATGGTGGAACAGGAGCGGATGTCATTTTTGAGGTAGATGAGGGCTTACGAACATTAATGGATTTTCGATATAAGAAGCACTTTAAAGCTCCTCGAGGAGAGCACGGCATGAGCAAAAATCAACATGGTAAAAACGCTGAAGATATGATTGTAAAAGTCCCACCAGGAACAGTTGTTAAAGACGATGATACAGAGGAAATCATTGCTGACCTTACAGAGCATGGACAAAGAGCTGTGATCACTAAGGGAGGACGTGGTGGAAGGGGAAACACTCGTTTTGCAACCTCAGCAAATCCAGCACCAGAAATTGCAGAGAATGGTGAACCAGGACAAGAACGATATGTCATATTAGAACTGAAAATATTAGCGGATGTAGGTCTTGTTGGATTCCCTAGTGTAGGGAAATCTACTTTATTATCTGTTGTTTCATCAGCTCGTCCAAAAGTTGGAGCTTATCATTTTACAACAATTGTACCGAACTTAGGTATGGTTGAAACGGATGATGGAAGAAGTTTTGTTATGGCTGATCTTCCGGGTCTCATTGAAGGTGCCCATCAAGGAGTTGGTTTAGGTCATCAGTTCTTACGTCATATCGAACGGACTCGTGTCATTGTACATATTATTGATATGTCGGGAATGGAAGGAAGAGACCCATATCAAGATTATGTAACCATTAATCAAGAGTTATCAGAATATAATATGCGTTTAACTGAAAGACCACAGATTGTTGTTGCAAATAAAATGGATTTACCAGATGCAAAAGACAATTTAGCAATATTTAAAAAGCAAGTAGATGAAAATGTTAAAGTTCTTTCTATTTCTGCTGTTACTCGTGAAGGGGTAAAAGAATTATTATATGAGGTGGCTGATCTTGTCGATCAAACCCCTGAATTTCCTCTATATAGTGAAGAAGAACTTAATCAATCAAGAGTCTTATATAAATATCAAGAAGAAGATAAAGGGTTTGAAATAAAGAGAGATAGTGATGGAGCTTGGGTCCTATCAGGTGAGAAAGTAAGTAAATTGTTTAAGATGACGGATTTCTCTCGTGATGAATCTGTGAAGCGTTTTGCAAGGCAATTACGTAGTTTAGGGGTAGATGATGAGCTAAGAAAAAGAGGAGCGAAGGATGGAGACTCTGTCCGACTCTTTAAATTTGAATTTGAATTCGTTGATTAA
- a CDS encoding Spo0B C-terminal domain-containing protein → MNNKNEEWSVLDILRHSRHDWMNRLQLIKGHIDLGKHDQVKHIIEEIIIEAKQEVMLTELKMNSFSTLLLLYNWSKHETHIEYEIIGNSKNLSKYDKELTIWIEEFLMVLNKYVDSNKTNHLLITVQTEPSEGEVCLFFEFNGIISNTKSLTDFITASKFQNVYIEQLKTTTFFITLTIE, encoded by the coding sequence ATGAATAATAAAAATGAAGAATGGTCTGTACTTGATATTCTTCGACATTCAAGGCATGATTGGATGAATAGGTTGCAATTAATCAAAGGGCATATCGACTTAGGTAAACACGATCAAGTTAAGCATATTATAGAGGAGATTATTATAGAGGCTAAACAAGAAGTCATGTTAACAGAATTAAAAATGAATTCCTTTTCAACTTTATTATTGCTTTACAATTGGAGTAAACATGAAACTCATATAGAATATGAAATAATTGGTAATTCTAAAAATTTATCAAAATACGATAAAGAATTGACAATATGGATTGAAGAGTTTCTTATGGTTTTGAACAAGTATGTTGATTCCAATAAGACAAATCACCTACTTATCACCGTTCAAACAGAGCCTTCTGAAGGTGAAGTATGTTTGTTTTTTGAATTTAATGGAATAATATCAAATACTAAATCATTGACTGATTTTATTACGGCTTCTAAATTTCAAAATGTTTATATAGAACAGTTAAAAACAACGACTTTTTTCATTACACTTACGATTGAATGA
- the rpmA gene encoding 50S ribosomal protein L27 yields the protein MLRLDLQFFASKKGVGSTKNGRDSISKRLGAKRADGQLVTGGSILYRQRGTKIYPGENVGRGGDDTLFAKVDGIVRFERFGRDRKKVSVYPVAKEA from the coding sequence ATGTTGAGATTAGATCTACAGTTCTTTGCGTCAAAAAAAGGAGTAGGTTCTACTAAAAATGGTCGTGACTCTATTTCTAAACGTCTTGGTGCGAAGCGTGCTGATGGACAATTAGTTACAGGTGGTTCTATCCTTTATCGTCAACGCGGTACTAAGATTTATCCAGGTGAAAATGTTGGTCGCGGTGGGGATGATACACTATTTGCAAAAGTAGATGGCATTGTTCGTTTTGAACGTTTCGGACGTGACCGTAAAAAGGTAAGTGTATATCCTGTTGCTAAAGAAGCTTAA
- a CDS encoding ribosomal-processing cysteine protease Prp — MIRINVTRSEEGSIQSFVLEGHAKFDVHGQDIVCSAVSAISFGSINAVLSLTGVELEIDQGGEGGYLKCVIPDALSNDPSFDQVQLLFEGMLVSLGTIELDYGDYLKITDPKV; from the coding sequence ATGATCCGTATAAATGTGACACGTTCAGAGGAAGGAAGCATTCAATCTTTTGTACTTGAAGGGCATGCTAAGTTTGATGTTCACGGACAAGATATTGTCTGTTCAGCGGTTTCGGCCATTTCCTTTGGTTCAATTAATGCAGTTCTTTCTTTAACCGGAGTAGAACTAGAGATTGATCAAGGAGGAGAAGGCGGTTATTTGAAATGTGTGATACCAGATGCACTTTCTAATGATCCATCCTTCGATCAAGTGCAATTGCTTTTTGAAGGGATGCTTGTTTCTCTAGGAACGATCGAACTTGATTATGGTGATTACTTAAAGATAACTGATCCTAAAGTATAA
- the rplU gene encoding 50S ribosomal protein L21, with protein sequence MYAIIETGGKQLKVEEGQAIFVEKLSAEAGEEVTFDKVLFVGGENTKVGNPTIDGATVSAKVEKQGRAKKLVVFKYKAKKNVRKKQGHRQPYTKVVIEKINL encoded by the coding sequence ATGTACGCAATTATTGAAACAGGTGGAAAACAACTTAAAGTTGAAGAAGGCCAAGCAATCTTTGTTGAAAAGCTTAGCGCTGAAGCAGGGGAAGAAGTTACTTTTGATAAAGTACTTTTCGTAGGTGGAGAGAATACAAAAGTAGGAAATCCAACTATTGATGGTGCAACTGTATCAGCAAAAGTTGAAAAACAAGGACGTGCGAAAAAGCTTGTTGTGTTTAAATATAAAGCCAAGAAGAATGTTCGCAAAAAGCAAGGTCATCGTCAACCTTATACGAAAGTTGTTATCGAAAAAATAAACTTATGA
- a CDS encoding Rne/Rng family ribonuclease, with protein MQKQLYIEMYHQRERVIVVEKNQLTDVFIAEKNDNQHVGQIFKGRVKKVLPGMQAAFVDIGNSKNAYLHLDDLYEYQKWKNEKYQSVKDNIRHHLTEGQEIIVQVLKEGDEQKAPKLTTKIELSSIHFVYQPYGNHLSISKKVTDHYDRERLLKLLNGRGGGWIIRTAALQQTNDTLICEIEELKKKFNSIEQSQQTPPCCLHKGGSFPMQIVKELSPTNIEKIVCNSRTIYHQLKESLSPFNHIEISYLNRETFIDFEHDVEKVKKRVVWLKSGASIVFDEVEAMTVIDVNTAKFSGKSSYTQTIVKTNEEAAKEIVKQIKLRNISGIILIDFIDMKDRNDKEKILNVLERHLKNDPVHTKILGFTALNILEITRKKTRKSLLEQTSVKCPLCQGVGMIKAPKEWAFELERELFSYQNRDCQSVIIDIHERVMELFDDNYKSFLEDKLGFFISFIPSSQVGYSIRRINT; from the coding sequence TTGCAGAAACAGTTATATATTGAAATGTACCATCAGAGAGAAAGAGTAATTGTAGTAGAAAAAAATCAACTAACAGACGTATTTATAGCAGAAAAAAATGATAACCAACATGTTGGACAAATCTTTAAAGGACGTGTAAAAAAAGTATTGCCAGGCATGCAGGCTGCATTTGTAGATATAGGTAATTCAAAAAATGCCTATTTACATCTTGATGATTTATATGAGTATCAAAAATGGAAAAATGAAAAGTATCAATCTGTAAAAGACAATATCCGTCATCATCTCACAGAAGGACAAGAAATTATTGTTCAAGTTTTGAAAGAAGGAGATGAGCAAAAAGCTCCTAAGCTAACAACAAAAATTGAATTATCGAGCATCCATTTTGTTTATCAGCCATATGGAAATCACTTATCTATTTCAAAAAAAGTTACGGATCATTATGACCGTGAACGTTTGTTAAAGCTCCTAAATGGACGGGGAGGAGGCTGGATTATTAGAACAGCGGCTCTTCAACAAACAAATGATACCCTTATTTGTGAGATTGAGGAATTAAAAAAGAAGTTTAATTCCATTGAACAATCTCAACAGACTCCTCCTTGTTGTCTACATAAAGGGGGTTCTTTTCCTATGCAAATCGTAAAAGAGCTATCTCCCACAAATATTGAGAAAATTGTATGTAATAGTCGTACTATTTATCATCAATTAAAAGAGTCATTATCTCCATTTAATCATATAGAGATCAGCTACCTAAATAGAGAGACATTTATTGATTTTGAACATGACGTTGAAAAGGTTAAAAAAAGAGTCGTCTGGTTGAAGAGTGGGGCATCGATCGTTTTTGATGAAGTAGAAGCCATGACTGTAATAGATGTCAATACAGCAAAGTTCTCGGGTAAGTCTTCTTATACACAAACGATAGTAAAAACAAACGAAGAAGCGGCAAAAGAGATTGTAAAACAAATAAAATTAAGAAATATTAGTGGGATTATTTTAATTGATTTTATTGATATGAAAGACCGAAATGATAAAGAAAAAATATTAAATGTTTTAGAAAGACATTTAAAAAATGATCCAGTTCATACAAAGATCCTTGGCTTTACAGCGTTAAATATACTCGAAATAACGAGGAAGAAAACACGAAAGTCATTGCTCGAACAAACTTCCGTTAAGTGCCCATTGTGTCAAGGTGTAGGGATGATAAAGGCACCTAAAGAATGGGCATTTGAGCTAGAAAGAGAACTTTTTTCTTATCAAAATAGAGATTGTCAGTCTGTTATAATTGATATTCATGAAAGAGTCATGGAACTGTTTGACGACAATTACAAGTCATTTTTAGAGGACAAGCTAGGTTTTTTTATTAGTTTTATTCCTTCATCTCAAGTAGGTTATTCCATTAGGCGGATAAACACATAA
- a CDS encoding M50 family metallopeptidase, giving the protein MTKYIELIMKVHIHPLLWVVMGIGVMTGYFKPLLILVFIVFIHEMGHALCAYFYGWRIKKVLLLPFGGYVEVEEHGNRPMKEELFVTISGPIQHVWMLASMFFLSPYISQELIQTFTIYNVMVFLFNLLPIWPLDGGKILFILLCKKYSFYKSHQYMLVGSLLFITILVIILCFFAISQLNNWLIVSYLIYCVILEYKQRQFTYIRFLLERYYGKKRDAFALKPLIVDINDSIMDVLIRFHKGYKHPIIVMQNGEKEFELDENELLHVYFSDKKTSISMTDLKYVI; this is encoded by the coding sequence TTGACTAAATATATAGAGCTAATCATGAAGGTTCACATTCACCCGTTATTATGGGTTGTTATGGGAATTGGAGTAATGACAGGGTATTTCAAGCCTTTATTGATTTTAGTTTTTATTGTGTTTATACATGAAATGGGGCATGCACTATGTGCCTATTTTTATGGATGGAGAATAAAGAAAGTCCTGCTCCTTCCATTTGGAGGTTACGTAGAAGTAGAAGAACATGGAAATCGTCCTATGAAGGAAGAGTTATTTGTAACCATTTCTGGTCCTATTCAACATGTTTGGATGCTAGCGTCTATGTTTTTTCTTTCTCCTTATATTAGCCAGGAATTGATTCAAACCTTTACAATATATAATGTGATGGTTTTTTTATTTAACCTTCTACCTATTTGGCCTTTAGATGGAGGGAAAATTTTATTTATTTTGTTATGTAAAAAATACTCTTTTTATAAGTCCCATCAATACATGCTCGTTGGTTCCCTCTTGTTTATTACGATTCTTGTAATTATTTTATGTTTCTTTGCTATTTCTCAATTAAATAATTGGCTAATTGTGAGCTACTTAATTTACTGTGTTATTTTAGAATATAAACAAAGACAATTTACTTACATTCGTTTCTTATTAGAGAGATATTATGGAAAGAAAAGAGATGCTTTTGCTCTAAAACCTTTAATAGTAGACATAAATGACTCAATAATGGATGTGTTAATTCGTTTTCATAAGGGGTATAAGCATCCGATCATTGTCATGCAAAATGGGGAAAAGGAGTTTGAACTTGATGAAAATGAATTATTGCATGTTTACTTTTCTGATAAAAAGACATCTATTTCGATGACAGATTTAAAATATGTTATATAA
- a CDS encoding M23 family metallopeptidase has translation MNNRRASEIKKRIEKRKRQKVERYQDNQSTDFFDERKYMDELNSPYIVSSGQQKGDHPILKIDRFLFKMLLSACLVLIVAIIYKQDAPFFDNAKVVIEDTMEQEFQYAMVANWYQEQFGSPLAFFDGSTKGKMDSIDYVVPASGIVTESFLDNGQGIQVETVNKEVEAVGEGIVVFVGEKENLGRTVILQHSDGTDTWYGELGDIQVSLYDYVDRGSSLGSVKKEEEEKGTYYFAIQKDDTFIDPIQVIDFD, from the coding sequence ATGAATAATCGACGAGCGAGTGAAATTAAAAAGCGAATTGAAAAAAGAAAACGTCAGAAGGTGGAGCGTTATCAAGATAATCAATCAACTGATTTTTTTGATGAAAGAAAATATATGGATGAGCTAAACTCTCCATACATTGTATCCTCAGGTCAACAAAAAGGTGATCATCCTATTTTGAAAATAGATCGGTTTTTATTCAAAATGCTTCTCTCTGCATGCCTTGTTTTAATTGTCGCCATCATTTATAAACAAGACGCTCCTTTTTTTGATAATGCTAAAGTGGTGATTGAAGATACGATGGAACAAGAATTTCAATATGCCATGGTAGCTAATTGGTATCAGGAGCAGTTTGGCTCTCCGCTTGCTTTTTTTGATGGGTCGACTAAAGGTAAAATGGATTCAATCGATTATGTTGTTCCGGCATCTGGGATTGTTACCGAAAGTTTTTTAGATAATGGACAAGGAATCCAAGTGGAAACTGTCAATAAGGAAGTGGAAGCAGTTGGAGAAGGTATTGTCGTCTTCGTTGGAGAGAAAGAAAATCTAGGTCGTACGGTCATCTTACAGCATTCAGACGGAACTGATACTTGGTACGGAGAACTAGGGGATATTCAAGTTTCCTTATATGATTATGTTGATAGAGGATCTTCGCTTGGTAGTGTTAAAAAAGAGGAAGAAGAAAAAGGAACCTATTATTTCGCTATACAAAAAGATGATACGTTTATCGATCCAATACAGGTGATTGATTTTGACTAA